A single genomic interval of Brevibacillus brevis harbors:
- a CDS encoding Zn-dependent hydrolase, whose product MINSDRLWDRLGQLGNIGKQEAGGITRLSFTPEERAAKDLVTGFMKEAGLSVREDEVGNLIGRKEGKNPAAPVVLVGSHIDSVPNGGDYDGPLGVLAGVEVLQTMQELGIETEHSIEVIAFTDEEGTRFGYGMIGSRGIAGLIKRDELEQADKNGVSIAEAMRQTGLDPDRTSLAARTPGSVKAYVELHIEQGKVLESRGLSVGIVTGVAGPLWLNFVLEGEAGHAGATPMNLRRDPMAAAAQVMLAIEEEAGRTGTSVGTVGRLQAFPGGVNVIPGRVEFSLDLRDVDEAIRDEVEQRIYERAKAICAQRNVRLKVELLQRIAPAVCSDDIQNAVAEACEAEGLEAFRLPSGAGHDCMQLVELCPVGMIFARSKDGISHNPAEFTTKEDCANGAQVLYRTVLSLAK is encoded by the coding sequence ATGATCAATTCGGATCGATTGTGGGATCGATTGGGACAGCTTGGCAACATTGGGAAGCAAGAAGCGGGCGGCATCACGCGGTTGTCTTTTACGCCTGAGGAACGTGCGGCAAAAGATCTCGTCACAGGCTTTATGAAGGAAGCGGGTCTCTCCGTTCGCGAAGATGAGGTTGGGAACTTGATTGGGCGAAAAGAAGGGAAAAATCCGGCCGCTCCTGTCGTTTTGGTTGGCTCGCATATCGACTCTGTACCAAATGGCGGCGATTATGACGGCCCACTTGGCGTACTGGCTGGCGTAGAAGTTTTACAGACGATGCAGGAACTTGGGATCGAAACAGAGCATTCGATCGAAGTGATCGCGTTCACGGATGAAGAAGGAACGCGTTTTGGTTACGGGATGATCGGGAGTCGTGGTATCGCGGGTCTGATCAAGCGGGATGAGCTGGAACAAGCAGACAAGAATGGGGTCTCGATTGCCGAAGCAATGCGGCAAACGGGGCTTGATCCGGACCGCACCAGTCTCGCCGCGAGAACTCCTGGAAGTGTGAAGGCATATGTGGAGCTACATATCGAGCAAGGCAAGGTACTGGAGAGCCGCGGGCTATCTGTTGGGATCGTGACAGGCGTGGCGGGCCCACTCTGGTTAAATTTCGTGCTAGAGGGAGAAGCCGGTCATGCCGGGGCAACGCCGATGAATTTGCGCCGTGATCCGATGGCAGCAGCCGCTCAGGTGATGCTCGCCATTGAGGAAGAAGCCGGACGGACAGGAACCAGTGTAGGGACGGTTGGAAGGCTGCAAGCATTCCCAGGCGGAGTGAACGTCATCCCTGGACGAGTCGAGTTTTCTCTTGATTTGCGTGACGTGGACGAAGCGATCCGCGATGAAGTGGAACAGCGCATTTACGAACGGGCAAAAGCGATTTGTGCCCAGCGCAATGTGAGGTTGAAAGTAGAGCTGCTGCAACGCATAGCTCCTGCTGTATGCTCGGATGATATCCAGAATGCAGTAGCCGAAGCGTGTGAGGCAGAAGGCTTGGAAGCATTTAGACTGCCGAGTGGGGCAGGGCATGATTGCATGCAGCTAGTTGAGCTGTGCCCGGTTGGCATGATTTTCGCTCGATCCAAGGATGGCATTAGTCACAACCCGGCAGAATTCACGACAAAAGAGGATTGTGCGAACGGAGCGCAAGTACTGTACCGCACCGTTTTATCCTTAGCAAAATAG
- a CDS encoding M20 family metallopeptidase: protein MTATAVVTLNKAVEEIKDQVIAWRRYLHENPELSFHEEKTAQFVYETLLTFGNLEVSRPTKNSVMARLIGSEPGKVLAMRADMDALPITEENTFEFVSKNPGVMHACGHDGHTSMLLGTAKLLSGMKDQIKGEVRFFFQHAEEVYPGGAEEMVQAGVMDGVDMVIGTHLWSTMEFGTVGICPGPMMAAPDTFWITVLGKGGHAALPHETIDSIAIAAQVVTNLQHVVSRNADPLDNLVLSVTQFVGGTTHNVIPGAVEICGTVRSFDKNLRESVPGLMERVIKGITEAHGAGYKFKYEFGYRPVINDAEVTKLMEEVVEESLGAEWVEHMRPTMGGEDFSAFQQKAPGCFFYVAAGNKEKGITYPHHHPRFTIDEDALEVGVKMFVNAARKIVM from the coding sequence ATGACAGCAACGGCGGTGGTAACGCTTAATAAGGCGGTCGAAGAAATCAAGGATCAGGTAATCGCGTGGAGACGTTATTTGCACGAGAACCCTGAATTATCCTTCCATGAAGAAAAAACAGCACAGTTTGTGTATGAGACACTGCTTACCTTTGGGAACCTGGAAGTGTCCAGACCGACGAAAAACAGTGTAATGGCCAGACTGATTGGTTCCGAGCCTGGGAAAGTGCTCGCCATGCGCGCTGACATGGATGCATTGCCGATTACAGAAGAGAATACGTTTGAATTCGTATCGAAAAATCCGGGCGTTATGCATGCGTGCGGACACGACGGACATACTTCCATGCTGCTCGGAACGGCAAAGCTGCTGTCCGGGATGAAGGATCAGATCAAGGGAGAGGTTCGTTTCTTCTTCCAGCACGCAGAGGAAGTATACCCAGGCGGAGCGGAGGAAATGGTACAGGCAGGCGTCATGGACGGCGTAGACATGGTGATTGGTACACATCTGTGGTCGACGATGGAGTTTGGGACAGTGGGTATCTGCCCAGGTCCAATGATGGCAGCGCCTGATACATTCTGGATCACCGTTCTTGGAAAAGGCGGACATGCGGCGCTCCCGCATGAAACGATCGACAGCATCGCGATTGCGGCTCAAGTGGTGACTAATCTCCAGCACGTCGTATCCCGCAATGCCGATCCGCTCGATAATCTGGTTCTCTCTGTCACACAATTTGTGGGAGGAACGACACATAATGTCATTCCGGGTGCTGTAGAGATTTGCGGGACAGTCCGCAGCTTTGACAAAAATCTGCGCGAGTCCGTTCCGGGACTCATGGAACGCGTGATCAAAGGCATTACAGAAGCACACGGCGCGGGGTACAAGTTCAAGTACGAATTTGGTTATCGCCCGGTTATCAACGATGCCGAAGTGACGAAGTTGATGGAAGAGGTCGTGGAAGAATCACTGGGAGCAGAGTGGGTAGAGCATATGCGTCCAACCATGGGTGGCGAGGATTTCTCCGCCTTCCAGCAAAAAGCACCAGGCTGCTTCTTCTATGTCGCTGCCGGAAACAAAGAAAAAGGCATCACATATCCGCACCACCATCCACGCTTTACGATCGACGAGGATGCGCTCGAAGTTGGCGTAAAAATGTTCGTCAACGCAGCAAGAAAAATCGTGATGTAA
- a CDS encoding DinB family protein: MTYSTALTLWLTIQERFHKTAKNLPEQDLRLSMNAVSIGYMLRHSAEVEYMFAEWFFGRSIPADVELLTKNGPAGTKVAFTNVQELADFMTASNQHLIDAMRDLPEGAWHKPVETPLGSSTPLEALGRLMYHTGIHAGQISQIQKSFHTKEKELTH; the protein is encoded by the coding sequence ATGACCTATTCAACCGCATTGACACTTTGGCTCACCATCCAGGAACGTTTTCACAAGACTGCGAAAAACTTGCCCGAACAAGATTTGCGTTTGAGCATGAATGCAGTCTCCATCGGGTATATGCTGCGCCATAGCGCTGAGGTCGAGTACATGTTTGCCGAATGGTTTTTCGGTCGGAGCATCCCAGCGGACGTAGAGCTGTTGACGAAAAACGGTCCTGCCGGAACCAAAGTTGCCTTTACCAACGTGCAAGAGCTCGCTGATTTTATGACCGCTTCCAACCAACACTTGATCGATGCGATGCGTGACTTACCTGAGGGCGCTTGGCACAAGCCCGTTGAAACGCCATTGGGGTCTTCTACTCCATTAGAAGCATTGGGTCGCCTCATGTATCACACGGGTATCCATGCCGGACAAATTTCGCAGATTCAAAAATCATTTCACACCAAAGAAAAAGAGCTCACCCACTAA
- a CDS encoding HugZ family protein gives MKAMDKEAMKVQYQSFAANMKTLMLSTIDEHGKPFLSYAPFVKYDGKFYIYISKIANHYRYMEENPAVDVMLIEDESKATNLFARQRARFVCSALNLGNAGYDEIFELFAQSFGKSMMDMLRGLDFSLFELTPSEGRYVAGFGQAYDIDLTADKFVHVNRDGHTSTNRS, from the coding sequence ATGAAAGCGATGGATAAGGAAGCGATGAAGGTCCAGTACCAATCGTTTGCTGCGAACATGAAGACACTCATGTTGAGCACGATCGACGAGCATGGAAAACCGTTTCTCTCCTACGCCCCGTTCGTCAAATACGATGGAAAGTTCTACATCTACATTAGTAAAATTGCGAATCACTATCGCTACATGGAAGAAAATCCAGCAGTCGATGTCATGCTCATTGAAGACGAGTCGAAAGCCACCAATCTATTTGCTCGCCAACGCGCTCGCTTCGTGTGTTCAGCCCTGAATTTGGGTAACGCCGGTTACGATGAGATTTTCGAGCTGTTTGCACAGTCATTTGGAAAAAGCATGATGGATATGCTGCGCGGCCTTGATTTTTCCTTGTTCGAATTGACACCATCAGAGGGACGCTATGTAGCTGGGTTCGGTCAGGCTTACGACATTGACCTGACAGCCGATAAATTTGTCCACGTTAACCGAGATGGTCACACATCAACAAACCGATCTTGA
- a CDS encoding ABC transporter ATP-binding protein, with protein MLQVQSLNISYGSRTIVHDFSLDIQEGEVVSIIGPNGSGKSSILKAISRLIPCESGRVCIADQELNSLSMKQISRIMCMLCQSNTCPSDVTVGELVGYGRVPHKKWFERLSGEDYEIVTWALEQTGMLSYKDRYLVSLSGGEAQRAWITMALAQKPKILLLDEPTTYLDIAHQLDVLELVRKLNHDLKLTVVMVLHDLNHASAYSDKICVIKDGGLRVFGKPQDVLTMEMIRSVYGVETEIQYTSDSGSPRIHILKKAN; from the coding sequence CGATATCCAAGAAGGAGAGGTTGTTTCGATCATTGGTCCAAATGGTTCAGGAAAATCATCGATTCTCAAAGCGATTTCACGGCTGATTCCTTGTGAAAGCGGCCGTGTATGTATTGCGGATCAAGAATTGAACAGCCTGAGTATGAAGCAAATCTCTCGCATCATGTGCATGCTTTGCCAATCCAACACGTGCCCGTCAGACGTAACCGTAGGAGAGCTAGTCGGATACGGCCGCGTTCCCCATAAAAAATGGTTTGAGCGCCTGAGTGGCGAAGACTATGAGATCGTCACGTGGGCTTTGGAACAAACCGGTATGCTCAGCTACAAGGACCGCTACCTCGTCTCTCTGTCTGGCGGGGAAGCACAGCGTGCCTGGATCACGATGGCTTTGGCTCAAAAACCGAAAATCTTGTTACTTGATGAGCCAACTACCTATTTGGACATCGCCCATCAACTGGATGTGCTTGAGCTCGTTCGTAAGCTGAATCATGATTTGAAGCTGACGGTTGTCATGGTGCTGCATGATTTGAATCACGCCAGCGCCTACAGCGATAAAATTTGTGTGATCAAAGACGGAGGCCTGCGTGTTTTCGGAAAACCTCAAGATGTGCTAACGATGGAGATGATTCGAAGCGTGTACGGTGTCGAAACCGAGATTCAGTACACGTCAGACAGCGGTAGCCCGCGGATTCACATTTTGAAAAAAGCAAATTAA